In one window of Hymenobacter nivis DNA:
- the thrS gene encoding threonine--tRNA ligase produces MLHITLPDGSPRELPDHATGYDLAASISEGLARNALAVNVNGEVRDLHRPLPDQASVAILTWNDDAGKATYWHSSAHLMAEALEALYPGVKLAIGPAVENGFYYDVDLGEGRTISSTEFPEIEKKMVELAKAKSQYVRREVPKAEAIAYFTEKQDPYKLELIDGLEDGQITFYTQGNFTDLCRGPHIPDTSTIKAAKLMNVAGAYWRGDEKNKQLTRLYGITFPKAKELTEYLERLEEAKRRDHRKLGKELKLFAFSERVGAGLPLWLPKGTALRERLEQFLRKAQVKAGYQPVVTPHIGSKELYVTSGHYEKYGADSFQPIRTPNPGEEFFLKPMNCPHHCEIYKTEPRSYRDLPVRYAEFGTVYRYEQSGELHGLTRVRGFTQDDAHIFCRPDQVKDEFKKVIDLVLYVFKALGFEDYTAQISLRDPENKTKYIGSDENWALAESAIQEAAAEKGLITVTELGEAAFYGPKLDFMVRDALGRRWQLGTIQVDYNLPERFDLEYVASDNTKQRPVMLHRAPFGSLERFVAVLIEHCAGNFPLWLTPEQFIVLPISDKFIDYAYEVKAQLEAADLRGTVDARDERIGRKIRDAELAKTPYLLVVGEKEAEAGAVGVRRHGEGDLGALSVADFIASVQSQVAAAI; encoded by the coding sequence ATGCTGCATATTACCCTTCCCGACGGCTCGCCCCGCGAGCTACCCGACCACGCCACCGGCTACGACCTGGCCGCTTCCATCTCCGAGGGCCTGGCCCGCAACGCTTTGGCCGTCAACGTGAACGGCGAAGTACGCGACCTGCACCGCCCCCTGCCCGACCAGGCAAGCGTGGCCATCCTCACCTGGAACGATGATGCCGGCAAAGCCACTTACTGGCACTCCTCGGCCCACTTGATGGCGGAAGCGTTGGAGGCCTTATATCCCGGCGTGAAGCTGGCCATTGGCCCGGCCGTCGAAAATGGCTTTTACTACGACGTAGACCTCGGCGAAGGCCGTACCATCAGTAGCACCGAGTTTCCCGAAATCGAGAAGAAGATGGTGGAGCTGGCCAAGGCCAAAAGCCAGTACGTGCGCCGCGAAGTGCCCAAGGCCGAGGCCATTGCCTACTTCACCGAGAAGCAGGACCCCTATAAGCTGGAATTGATTGACGGCCTCGAAGACGGCCAGATCACGTTCTACACCCAGGGCAATTTTACCGACCTTTGCCGGGGGCCCCACATTCCTGACACCAGCACCATCAAGGCCGCGAAGCTTATGAACGTGGCCGGGGCCTATTGGCGCGGCGATGAGAAAAATAAGCAGCTTACCCGCCTCTACGGCATCACGTTTCCCAAGGCCAAGGAGCTCACCGAGTACCTGGAGCGCCTGGAGGAAGCCAAGCGCCGCGACCATCGTAAGTTAGGCAAAGAGTTGAAGCTCTTCGCGTTCAGCGAGCGGGTGGGGGCCGGCCTGCCGCTATGGCTGCCCAAGGGCACGGCCCTGCGCGAGCGCCTCGAACAGTTCCTGCGCAAGGCCCAGGTGAAGGCCGGTTACCAGCCCGTCGTCACGCCTCACATCGGGTCCAAGGAGCTGTACGTCACCAGCGGCCACTACGAAAAGTACGGGGCCGACTCGTTCCAGCCCATCCGCACGCCCAACCCCGGCGAGGAGTTCTTCCTCAAGCCGATGAACTGCCCTCACCACTGCGAAATTTACAAAACGGAGCCTCGCAGCTACCGCGACCTGCCGGTGCGCTACGCCGAATTCGGCACCGTGTACCGCTACGAGCAATCGGGCGAGCTGCACGGCCTCACCCGTGTGCGCGGCTTCACCCAGGACGATGCCCATATCTTCTGCCGCCCCGACCAGGTGAAGGACGAGTTTAAGAAGGTGATTGACTTGGTGTTGTACGTCTTCAAGGCCCTGGGCTTCGAAGACTACACCGCCCAAATTAGCCTGCGCGACCCCGAGAATAAAACCAAGTATATCGGCTCCGACGAGAACTGGGCCCTGGCCGAAAGCGCCATCCAGGAAGCCGCCGCCGAAAAAGGCCTTATCACCGTCACGGAACTGGGCGAGGCGGCCTTCTACGGCCCCAAGCTCGACTTCATGGTGCGCGATGCGCTGGGCCGCCGCTGGCAGCTGGGCACCATTCAGGTAGACTACAACCTGCCCGAACGCTTTGACCTGGAGTACGTAGCGTCCGACAACACTAAGCAGCGCCCCGTGATGCTGCACCGGGCCCCCTTCGGCTCGCTGGAGCGTTTTGTAGCGGTTCTTATTGAGCACTGCGCTGGTAATTTCCCGCTCTGGCTCACGCCTGAGCAGTTCATCGTGCTGCCCATTTCCGACAAGTTTATTGACTACGCCTACGAGGTGAAAGCCCAGTTGGAAGCCGCCGACCTGCGTGGCACTGTGGATGCCCGCGACGAGCGCATTGGCCGTAAAATCCGCGACGCGGAATTGGCTAAGACCCCGTACTTATTAGTCGTAGGGGAGAAGGAGGCCGAAGCTGGGGCCGTCGGCGTGCGCCGCCACGGCGAAGGCGACTTGGGGGCCCTGTCGGTGGCCGATTTTATCGCCAGCGTGCAAAGCCAGGTAGCCGCAGCCATCTAA
- a CDS encoding M23 family metallopeptidase codes for MVLAVLLLAGLGTTPVGAQGRRPTHPKNERTGRRSDFFRVKTPRMKYVRPDTTTIIETEEIHDDNSDAAKSLRFNPAKKLSIVSEDTTTLNEGGQEIVEMSEEVLIDSSWVKVAGYYSIWDTHSINPYHVDGRRFRDSVNLKLTDTSRERFSQMPMAATPITSGFGFRGYRWHFGVDLDLETGDSVKTVFDGVVRISKWDGSGYGNYLLVRHYNGLETLYGHLSKALVPVGTFVKAGQLIAYGGSTGHSSGSHLHFEVRYQGNPINPIQLYDFPDNKLRKDNFTITSALFNYYSRALQRGGGSLTGGRRSSGGSSRRGEPRAARIVVTHRVRSGDTLSEVAEKYGIGLSTLKRLNPGVKKLQPGKKLRIK; via the coding sequence GTGGTGCTGGCTGTGTTGCTGCTGGCTGGCTTGGGCACTACCCCGGTGGGGGCCCAGGGCCGCCGGCCCACGCATCCCAAGAATGAGCGTACTGGCCGGCGGTCGGACTTTTTCCGGGTGAAAACCCCGCGCATGAAGTACGTGCGGCCCGACACCACGACGATCATCGAAACGGAGGAAATCCACGACGATAACTCCGACGCGGCCAAGTCGTTGCGCTTCAACCCGGCCAAGAAGCTGAGCATTGTGAGCGAGGACACCACCACGCTCAACGAGGGCGGGCAGGAGATTGTGGAAATGTCGGAGGAAGTACTCATCGACTCGTCGTGGGTGAAGGTGGCGGGCTATTATTCCATCTGGGACACGCACAGCATCAACCCCTACCACGTGGACGGCCGCCGCTTCCGCGACTCGGTGAACCTGAAGCTGACGGACACCAGCCGCGAGCGGTTCAGCCAGATGCCGATGGCGGCGACGCCCATCACGTCGGGCTTCGGCTTTCGGGGCTACCGTTGGCACTTTGGCGTTGACCTAGACCTGGAAACCGGCGATTCGGTGAAGACCGTGTTCGACGGCGTGGTGCGCATTAGCAAGTGGGACGGCTCGGGCTACGGCAACTACCTGCTTGTGCGCCACTACAACGGCCTCGAAACGCTGTACGGCCACCTCAGTAAGGCCCTGGTGCCGGTGGGTACTTTTGTGAAGGCGGGCCAGCTCATTGCCTACGGCGGCAGCACGGGTCACAGCTCGGGCTCGCACCTGCACTTCGAGGTGCGCTACCAGGGTAACCCCATCAACCCGATTCAGCTCTACGACTTCCCCGACAACAAGCTGCGCAAGGACAACTTCACCATCACCTCGGCGCTGTTTAATTACTACAGCCGGGCCCTGCAGCGCGGTGGCGGCAGCCTCACCGGCGGCCGGCGCAGCAGTGGGGGCAGTAGCCGCCGCGGCGAGCCGCGAGCTGCCCGCATAGTGGTAACGCACCGCGTGCGCTCCGGCGACACACTCTCGGAAGTGGCCGAAAAATACGGCATCGGCTTGAGTACGCTGAAGCGCCTGAACCCGGGCGTCAAAAAGCTGCAACCTGGCAAGAAGCTGCGCATTAAGTAG
- a CDS encoding START-like domain-containing protein: protein MPDTQTKTRFVGDFSINASPKILFPYLATAAGLARWFCDDVNHVAGGRLNFVWDRENHYAEVGPQRLNRAARYVFSGPEHAISADPSYVEFTLHSSEVTDEVFLHVVDYSSAQAAEQRELWDGLVARLREQVGG from the coding sequence ATGCCTGATACCCAAACCAAAACGCGGTTTGTGGGGGATTTCTCCATCAATGCCTCGCCTAAAATTCTGTTTCCTTACTTGGCTACGGCTGCGGGCCTGGCCCGGTGGTTTTGCGACGATGTGAACCACGTAGCGGGTGGGCGATTGAACTTTGTGTGGGACCGCGAGAACCACTACGCAGAAGTTGGGCCCCAGCGCCTCAACCGTGCCGCGCGCTACGTGTTTTCGGGGCCAGAGCATGCCATCTCGGCCGATCCCAGCTACGTGGAATTCACCCTGCACTCGTCGGAAGTGACGGACGAGGTGTTTTTGCACGTCGTGGACTATTCCTCGGCCCAAGCCGCTGAACAGCGCGAGCTCTGGGACGGGCTCGTGGCCAGACTGCGCGAGCAAGTAGGGGGCTAG
- the trxB gene encoding thioredoxin-disulfide reductase yields the protein MSKHHKCLIIGSGPAGYTAAIYAARANMAPVMYMGLQPGGQLTITSDVENFPGYPDGIMGPEMMEDLKKQATRFGTDIRYGIATKVDFSGHPHKITIDETVELTADAVIIATGASARWLGLPSEARLNGSGVSACAVCDGFFYRGQEVAIVGAGDTAAEEATYLANLASKVTMIVRKSEMKASKIMQKRVLDNPKIEVLFNTATDEILGEHAVEGVRVKNLLTHETREIALTGFFVAIGHDPNSKIFQPYLHHDEQGYLKTLPGTSKTNVDGVFACGDVQDFTYRQAVTAAGTGCMAALDAERYLATMGLH from the coding sequence ATGTCTAAACACCATAAGTGCCTGATTATTGGTTCGGGCCCTGCAGGTTACACCGCAGCCATTTACGCAGCCCGGGCCAACATGGCCCCCGTAATGTACATGGGCCTGCAGCCCGGTGGGCAACTCACCATCACGAGTGATGTGGAGAATTTCCCTGGTTACCCCGACGGTATAATGGGCCCCGAGATGATGGAGGACCTGAAAAAACAGGCCACTCGCTTCGGTACCGACATCCGCTACGGCATTGCCACGAAGGTGGATTTCTCAGGGCACCCGCACAAAATTACCATCGATGAAACGGTAGAATTGACGGCCGACGCCGTAATTATTGCCACCGGAGCCTCGGCCAGGTGGCTGGGGCTGCCGTCGGAAGCTAGGCTGAACGGCTCGGGCGTGTCGGCATGCGCCGTGTGCGACGGTTTCTTCTACCGGGGCCAGGAGGTGGCTATTGTGGGCGCCGGAGACACGGCCGCGGAGGAAGCTACCTACTTGGCTAATTTGGCCAGCAAGGTGACCATGATTGTGCGGAAAAGCGAGATGAAAGCCTCGAAAATTATGCAAAAGCGCGTACTCGACAACCCCAAGATCGAGGTGCTGTTTAACACGGCCACCGATGAGATTCTGGGCGAGCATGCCGTGGAAGGCGTGCGGGTAAAAAACCTGCTGACCCACGAAACGCGGGAAATCGCGCTGACGGGCTTTTTTGTGGCCATTGGGCACGATCCGAACTCCAAGATATTCCAGCCCTACTTGCACCACGACGAGCAGGGCTACCTCAAGACGCTGCCCGGTACAAGCAAAACCAACGTTGATGGCGTATTTGCCTGCGGTGACGTGCAGGATTTCACCTACCGCCAAGCCGTGACGGCGGCTGGCACCGGCTGCATGGCTGCCCTCGACGCCGAGCGTTACTTGGCGACCATGGGCCTGCATTAA
- the rpmI gene encoding 50S ribosomal protein L35: MPKVKTKSGAKKRFTLTGSGKVKRKHAYKSHILTKKSTKRKRNLTHAGLVSSADMNRVKQMLNI; this comes from the coding sequence ATGCCGAAAGTAAAGACGAAATCCGGTGCTAAGAAGCGGTTCACGCTCACCGGCTCGGGCAAGGTGAAGCGGAAGCACGCCTATAAATCGCACATTCTGACCAAGAAGAGCACCAAGCGCAAGCGTAACCTTACCCATGCCGGCCTCGTGAGCAGCGCCGACATGAACCGGGTGAAACAAATGCTGAACATCTAA
- the rpsO gene encoding 30S ribosomal protein S15, protein MKLTTETKQEIFEKNSLQHVKTDTGSAEAQIGLFTHRINHLTEHLKVNKKDHSTRLGLLKLVGKRRRMLDYLQHREINRYRAIIKELGIRK, encoded by the coding sequence ATGAAACTGACCACCGAAACAAAACAGGAGATTTTCGAAAAGAATAGCCTGCAACACGTTAAAACCGATACCGGCTCGGCCGAGGCTCAGATTGGCCTCTTCACCCACCGCATCAACCACCTGACGGAGCACTTGAAGGTGAATAAAAAAGACCACAGCACCCGCTTGGGTCTGCTGAAACTGGTGGGCAAGCGCCGCCGCATGTTGGACTACCTCCAGCACCGCGAAATCAACCGCTACCGCGCCATTATCAAAGAGCTGGGCATCCGTAAGTAA
- a CDS encoding LptF/LptG family permease has protein sequence MIKKLDKLILKAFAGPFLLTFAVVQFILLTQTLLKYLDDIIGKDLGLPVIGKLLFFLSVLIVPTSLPLAVLLSSLMTYGSMGEHHELTAIKASGIALTRILRPVLVVSLGLLLASFWFNKTVVPKANLKAYSLLWDVRQQKLALDIREGVFYGGIPGYTIKVDRKTGPNKDRLHGVMIYNHTQQSGNYTVMLADSGRMFTRFNGAYLGLELFHGHNYVEQPDAQNRAGASFIRQGFDHNVVTFSLASFDLNRTKEELFQTNRMMLTIPQLRAGTDSIQRSLGLARQQMPRQLDAYYTYLRFDTLGAAASRRVANWQVPVRRLPKLTAPMVEQAATRARNLRESFKVTADKLDNLARDSAQYRVEIYNKYAQSVAVLLMFLIGAPLGSIIKKGGLGVPILVSILFFIVYYVLTITGTKYAKEFVLPVGVGVWMANLVLLPVGLFLLFQAYNDSGLLEVDFWRRLPRRLGLPGLRRITKPEGEE, from the coding sequence ATGATCAAGAAACTCGATAAGCTAATTTTAAAGGCCTTCGCCGGGCCGTTCCTGCTCACGTTTGCAGTAGTGCAGTTCATTCTGCTCACTCAAACGCTGCTCAAGTACCTCGACGACATCATTGGCAAGGACCTGGGCCTGCCGGTTATTGGCAAGCTGCTATTTTTCCTGAGCGTGCTGATTGTGCCCACTTCGTTGCCACTGGCCGTGCTGCTCTCGTCGCTGATGACGTACGGCAGCATGGGCGAGCACCACGAGCTGACGGCCATTAAGGCCTCAGGTATTGCCCTCACGCGCATCCTGCGGCCGGTGTTGGTGGTAAGCCTAGGCCTGTTGCTGGCCTCGTTTTGGTTCAACAAAACGGTGGTGCCCAAGGCCAACCTCAAAGCCTACAGCTTGCTGTGGGATGTGCGCCAGCAAAAACTCGCCCTTGACATCCGCGAAGGTGTGTTCTACGGCGGCATCCCGGGCTACACCATTAAGGTGGACCGCAAGACGGGCCCCAACAAAGACCGCTTGCACGGGGTGATGATTTACAACCATACCCAGCAGAGTGGCAACTATACCGTGATGCTGGCCGATTCGGGCCGCATGTTCACGCGCTTCAATGGGGCCTACCTGGGCCTGGAGCTTTTCCACGGCCACAACTACGTAGAGCAGCCCGACGCCCAGAACCGCGCCGGGGCCAGCTTCATCCGCCAGGGTTTTGACCACAACGTGGTGACGTTCTCACTGGCCTCGTTCGACCTCAACCGCACGAAGGAAGAGCTCTTCCAGACCAACCGGATGATGCTCACCATCCCGCAGCTGCGCGCCGGTACCGATTCTATTCAGCGCAGCCTGGGCCTGGCGCGCCAGCAAATGCCCCGCCAGCTCGATGCCTACTACACGTACCTGCGCTTCGACACGCTGGGGGCGGCGGCTAGCCGCCGGGTGGCCAATTGGCAAGTACCGGTGCGCCGCTTGCCCAAGCTGACGGCCCCCATGGTGGAGCAGGCGGCCACCCGGGCCCGTAACCTGCGCGAGTCGTTCAAGGTCACCGCCGATAAACTCGATAACCTGGCCCGTGACTCGGCCCAGTACCGCGTCGAGATTTATAACAAGTATGCCCAGTCGGTGGCCGTGTTGCTCATGTTCCTGATTGGGGCCCCGTTGGGGTCCATCATCAAGAAGGGTGGCTTGGGTGTGCCCATCCTGGTGTCCATTTTGTTCTTTATTGTGTACTACGTGCTCACCATCACGGGCACTAAGTACGCCAAGGAGTTTGTGCTGCCTGTGGGCGTAGGCGTGTGGATGGCCAACCTGGTGCTGCTGCCTGTGGGGCTATTTTTATTGTTCCAGGCTTACAACGACTCGGGTTTGCTGGAAGTAGACTTTTGGCGGCGGCTGCCCCGGCGCCTGGGCCTGCCGGGCCTGCGCCGGATCACAAAGCCCGAGGGCGAAGAATAG
- the rplT gene encoding 50S ribosomal protein L20 produces MPRSVNHVASRHRRKKIMRLAKGYYGRRKNVWTVAKNAVEKGLLYAYRDRKVKKREFRALWIQRINAGARQHGLSYSQLMGGLKKAGIELNRKVLADLALNHPVAFQGIVEKIK; encoded by the coding sequence ATGCCAAGAAGTGTCAACCACGTGGCCTCGCGCCACCGCCGCAAAAAAATCATGCGTTTGGCGAAAGGCTATTACGGCCGTCGCAAAAACGTGTGGACCGTTGCCAAGAACGCCGTTGAGAAAGGCTTACTTTACGCCTACCGCGACCGCAAGGTAAAGAAGCGCGAATTCCGCGCCCTTTGGATTCAGCGTATTAATGCCGGTGCTCGCCAGCACGGCCTGTCGTATTCGCAATTGATGGGCGGTTTGAAGAAGGCTGGCATTGAACTGAACCGCAAGGTGCTGGCCGACCTCGCCCTGAACCACCCGGTTGCCTTCCAGGGCATTGTGGAGAAGATTAAATAA
- the pnp gene encoding polyribonucleotide nucleotidyltransferase — translation MPAPHAIIKTLALPDGRQISIETGKLAKFADGAVVVRLGDTMLLATVVSAPSQRDGVDFLPLSVDYQEKFGSAGKIPGSFQRREGRLSDYEILICRLVDRILRPMFPKDYHYEVQVMITLISADKEVQPDALAALAASAALSISDIPFAGPISEVRVARIDGQFQINPKTSDLKRADMDLIVGATGDSVAMVEGEMHEVSEEEMVAAIAFGHEAIKAQVQLQKDLAEAVGRTPESQPREYPKYEENDALKQLIHQGIYQGAYDVARGGNTSKAGRKEGFTGVKKAFLDKLLAEQPELDMKMFSRYYSSAEKKAIRDMMVKDRVRLDGRQLTEIRPIWSEINYLPGAHGSAIFTRGETQSLTTATLGTKLDEQIVDQPLTKGYSKFMLHYNFPGFSTGEVKPNRGAGRREIGHGNLAMRSLKQVLPPDDENPYTIRIVSDILESNGSSSMATVCAGSLALMDAGVKVRAAVAGIAMGLVQDKETGEYAVLSDILGDEDHLGDMDFKVTGTEKGICACQMDIKIQGLSNEILTAALHQAREGRLHILREMAKTIDAPAAELKAHTPRSHKMLIDKEFIGAIIGPGGKVIQQIQKDTNATVIIEEKDEKGHVSIYAANQTDMQGAIDRIRAIAAQPEIGETYKGKVRSIQPYGAFVEIMPGKDGLLHISEVTHERIQSLEGLLEVGQEIDVKLVDIDKKTGKYRLSRKVLLPKPEGAAADNGQA, via the coding sequence ATGCCCGCTCCCCACGCTATTATTAAAACCCTGGCCTTGCCCGACGGCCGCCAGATCTCCATTGAAACCGGCAAGCTGGCCAAATTTGCCGACGGGGCCGTAGTGGTTCGCCTCGGCGATACCATGCTGCTGGCCACCGTGGTATCGGCCCCCAGCCAGCGCGACGGCGTTGATTTTCTGCCCCTGTCGGTTGACTACCAAGAGAAATTCGGCTCGGCTGGCAAAATCCCCGGCTCGTTTCAGCGCCGCGAAGGCCGCCTGTCGGACTACGAAATCCTGATTTGCCGCCTCGTCGACCGCATCCTGCGGCCGATGTTCCCCAAGGACTACCACTACGAGGTGCAGGTGATGATCACCCTTATCTCGGCCGATAAAGAGGTGCAGCCGGATGCCCTGGCGGCCTTGGCGGCTTCGGCCGCGCTCTCAATTTCGGACATTCCGTTTGCCGGCCCGATTTCGGAAGTGCGCGTGGCCCGCATCGACGGCCAGTTTCAGATCAACCCCAAAACCAGCGACCTGAAGCGCGCCGACATGGACCTCATCGTGGGTGCTACCGGCGACTCGGTGGCCATGGTGGAAGGCGAGATGCATGAGGTGAGCGAGGAGGAAATGGTGGCCGCCATTGCCTTCGGCCACGAGGCCATCAAGGCCCAGGTGCAATTGCAGAAGGATTTGGCTGAGGCCGTGGGCCGTACGCCAGAGTCGCAGCCCCGCGAGTACCCGAAGTACGAGGAAAACGACGCGCTGAAGCAGCTCATTCACCAGGGCATCTACCAGGGCGCCTACGATGTGGCTCGGGGGGGCAACACCAGCAAAGCCGGCCGTAAGGAAGGCTTTACTGGGGTGAAAAAAGCGTTTCTTGACAAGCTTTTGGCCGAGCAGCCCGAGCTAGACATGAAGATGTTCAGCCGCTACTACTCGTCGGCTGAGAAGAAGGCCATCCGCGACATGATGGTGAAAGACCGGGTACGCCTCGATGGCCGCCAGCTGACGGAAATTCGCCCCATCTGGTCGGAAATTAACTACCTGCCGGGGGCCCACGGTTCAGCTATCTTCACCCGTGGCGAAACCCAGAGCCTGACCACGGCCACGCTTGGCACCAAGCTCGACGAGCAGATTGTGGACCAGCCCCTGACCAAGGGCTACTCGAAGTTCATGTTGCACTACAACTTCCCCGGTTTCTCGACTGGTGAGGTGAAACCCAACCGTGGCGCCGGCCGCCGCGAAATCGGCCACGGCAACCTGGCTATGCGCAGCCTAAAGCAAGTGCTGCCCCCCGATGACGAAAACCCCTACACCATCCGCATCGTGTCGGACATCCTGGAGTCGAACGGCTCCAGCTCAATGGCGACGGTGTGCGCCGGTTCGCTGGCGCTGATGGACGCCGGTGTGAAAGTGCGCGCCGCCGTGGCCGGCATTGCCATGGGCCTCGTGCAGGACAAGGAAACTGGCGAGTACGCCGTGCTTTCGGATATTCTGGGTGATGAGGATCACCTCGGCGACATGGACTTTAAGGTGACGGGCACCGAGAAAGGCATTTGCGCTTGCCAGATGGACATTAAAATCCAGGGCCTGAGCAATGAGATTCTGACCGCTGCCCTGCACCAGGCCCGCGAAGGCCGCCTGCACATTCTGCGCGAAATGGCCAAAACCATCGACGCGCCGGCTGCTGAGTTGAAGGCCCATACGCCCCGCTCGCATAAAATGCTGATTGACAAAGAATTCATCGGTGCCATCATCGGGCCGGGCGGCAAGGTTATCCAGCAGATCCAGAAGGATACCAACGCCACGGTGATCATCGAGGAGAAGGACGAGAAAGGTCACGTGAGCATTTACGCGGCCAACCAGACCGATATGCAGGGAGCCATCGACCGCATCCGGGCCATTGCGGCACAGCCGGAAATCGGCGAAACTTACAAAGGCAAGGTGCGCAGCATCCAGCCCTACGGCGCGTTCGTGGAGATTATGCCTGGCAAAGACGGGTTGCTGCACATCTCGGAAGTGACGCACGAGCGCATCCAAAGCCTTGAAGGCTTGCTGGAAGTGGGCCAGGAGATTGACGTGAAACTGGTGGACATTGATAAGAAAACCGGCAAGTACCGCCTCTCGCGGAAAGTGCTGCTGCCGAAGCCTGAGGGCGCGGCTGCGGACAACGGCCAAGCGTAA
- a CDS encoding IS481 family transposase codes for MGKVPHGCATTTPATRRLIQQSTEGVQTLAKRLGLTQGTVRKWRRRTSTEEAVRGPKPASTGLTPAEEAAVVLFRQHTLLPLDDCLYALQETLPHLSRSALHRCFQRHGISRLPPADEPAAGAGKALFKAYELGYLHVDFAEVQTEEGKQYLFVAIDRTSKLAFAELQLQATQAIATDFLRRVLPQIPYKVHKLLTDNGIQFRNLPHHTKVGRHPFGQLCDEWGIEQRFTKPAHPWTNGQVERMNRTVKEATIKQFHYETSAQLDSHLQAFLLAYNYAKRLKRLKGLTPHEFICAEWRKNPTIFHRDPTRDPLPHTPGPYS; via the coding sequence ATGGGAAAAGTACCACACGGCTGCGCCACCACAACGCCGGCAACCCGGCGCCTTATCCAGCAAAGTACAGAAGGCGTACAAACGCTAGCCAAGCGCCTGGGCCTGACCCAGGGCACCGTGCGCAAGTGGCGGCGGCGTACCAGTACGGAAGAGGCTGTGCGCGGCCCCAAACCGGCCTCCACTGGGCTCACCCCCGCGGAAGAGGCGGCCGTTGTACTCTTCCGCCAGCACACGCTGCTGCCACTCGATGACTGCCTCTATGCCTTGCAGGAGACGCTTCCGCACCTGAGCCGCTCGGCCCTGCACCGCTGCTTCCAACGCCACGGCATCAGCCGCTTACCCCCAGCCGACGAGCCGGCAGCCGGGGCGGGTAAGGCGCTGTTTAAGGCCTACGAGCTGGGCTACCTGCACGTGGATTTTGCCGAAGTCCAGACCGAAGAAGGCAAGCAGTATTTATTCGTGGCCATTGACCGCACCAGCAAGCTGGCCTTCGCCGAGTTACAGCTACAGGCCACGCAGGCCATCGCCACGGACTTTTTGCGCCGGGTCTTGCCGCAGATTCCCTACAAGGTGCATAAGCTGTTGACGGACAACGGTATTCAATTCCGAAACTTACCGCATCATACGAAAGTCGGTCGCCATCCTTTCGGTCAGCTCTGCGACGAGTGGGGCATCGAGCAGCGCTTTACCAAGCCGGCTCACCCCTGGACCAATGGGCAGGTAGAGCGGATGAACCGGACGGTGAAGGAGGCCACGATTAAGCAGTTTCACTACGAGACGAGCGCGCAGTTAGACAGTCACTTACAAGCCTTTTTGCTGGCTTACAACTACGCCAAGCGGCTCAAGCGCTTGAAGGGCCTAACCCCGCACGAATTTATTTGTGCGGAATGGCGAAAAAATCCTACTATCTTTCATCGCGATCCAACCCGCGACCCCCTTCCCCATACACCGGGACCATACAGCTAG
- a CDS encoding sigma-70 family RNA polymerase sigma factor: MRQLKISKQITNRESQSLDKYLQEIGRVDLLTPDEEVTLAQRIRDGDQQALEKLTKANLRFVVSVAKQYQNQGLSLGDLINEGNLGLIKAAKRFDETRGFKFISYAVWWIRQSILQALAEQSRIVRLPLNRVGSLNKISKSFSELEQKFEREPSPEEIAEVLELTTSEVVDTLKISGRHVSVDAPFVQGEENRLLDVLENEDEESPDMALMNDSLRKEVQRALSTLTKREADVITLYFGLNGEAALTLEEIGEKFNLTRERVRQIKEKAIRRLRHTSRSKALKPYLG; this comes from the coding sequence ATGAGACAGTTAAAAATCAGCAAGCAGATTACCAACCGCGAAAGCCAGTCGCTGGATAAGTACCTCCAGGAGATTGGCCGAGTGGATTTGCTCACCCCCGACGAGGAGGTGACCCTGGCCCAGCGCATCCGCGACGGGGACCAGCAGGCGCTGGAAAAGCTTACCAAAGCCAACCTGCGCTTCGTGGTGTCGGTGGCAAAACAGTATCAAAACCAAGGGCTTAGCCTCGGTGACCTCATCAACGAGGGAAACCTGGGTTTGATTAAAGCTGCCAAACGTTTCGACGAAACCCGTGGCTTTAAGTTTATCTCGTACGCCGTATGGTGGATTCGCCAATCCATCCTCCAAGCCTTGGCCGAGCAGAGTCGCATTGTGCGCCTGCCCTTGAATCGAGTAGGCTCGCTGAACAAAATCAGCAAGTCATTTTCGGAGCTGGAGCAGAAGTTTGAGCGCGAGCCCTCGCCTGAGGAAATTGCTGAAGTGCTGGAGCTGACCACCTCGGAAGTAGTGGACACGCTCAAGATTTCAGGCCGCCACGTGTCGGTGGACGCGCCGTTTGTGCAAGGCGAAGAAAACCGCTTGCTCGACGTGCTCGAAAACGAAGACGAAGAGTCGCCCGATATGGCCCTGATGAACGACTCGCTCCGCAAGGAAGTGCAGCGGGCTCTGAGCACGCTCACTAAGCGCGAGGCTGACGTTATCACCCTGTATTTCGGGCTGAACGGCGAAGCTGCGCTGACGCTGGAAGAGATTGGCGAGAAGTTTAACCTGACCCGCGAGCGGGTGCGTCAGATCAAAGAAAAGGCTATTCGCCGCCTGCGCCACACCTCGCGCTCGAAGGCGCTGAAGCCTTATTTAGGTTAA